One segment of Streptomyces sp. NA02950 DNA contains the following:
- a CDS encoding DUF4158 domain-containing protein, with the protein MPVEYLSAEQKARYRRFATEPSPGELEQFFRLDTKALGLTRAKRRPASRLGWAVQALSGGGRGREDGHGRRQRGDGGDQISHAPINAPAPSR; encoded by the coding sequence ATGCCTGTTGAGTACCTGTCTGCTGAGCAAAAGGCCCGCTATAGGCGGTTCGCCACGGAGCCGTCGCCCGGGGAGCTGGAACAGTTCTTCCGCCTGGACACCAAGGCTCTGGGTCTGACGCGGGCGAAGCGCCGTCCGGCGTCGAGGTTGGGATGGGCGGTGCAGGCCCTGTCCGGCGGTGGTCGGGGCCGCGAGGACGGCCACGGCCGCCGTCAGCGCGGTGACGGCGGGGATCAGATTTCGCATGCCCCGATCAACGCCCCCGCACCATCGCGGTGA
- a CDS encoding ABC-three component system protein translates to MDDVHAHAVEVADKRFELGWDRLQAVLEAAGAVALTETVLTRYVRPLDRKGVCHHLANDGRLKWCEEGGAA, encoded by the coding sequence ATGGACGACGTCCACGCCCATGCGGTAGAGGTGGCCGACAAGCGTTTCGAACTTGGCTGGGACCGGCTGCAGGCGGTCCTGGAAGCGGCCGGTGCCGTGGCGCTGACGGAGACAGTTCTCACCCGGTATGTGAGGCCCCTGGACCGCAAGGGGGTATGCCATCACCTGGCGAACGACGGCCGACTGAAATGGTGTGAGGAAGGGGGAGCCGCGTGA
- a CDS encoding ABC-three component system middle component 2 produces MNPLNSPLEIGVRALVLLAESHPQPLDLAQLAVLDHAVLHSGDLDGPPSLHPSLPGHSGELGMKRTVLEQALLVLIRAGLADVEADETGLVYRERGPAFVDILEAPYVERLRERAEWAVHHWAPDTDVRQATAELLGGSLSASTPFEGRRE; encoded by the coding sequence GTGAACCCGCTCAACAGCCCGCTGGAGATCGGTGTGCGGGCACTGGTGCTGCTGGCCGAGAGCCACCCCCAGCCCCTCGACCTGGCACAGCTGGCCGTCCTCGACCACGCCGTCCTTCACAGCGGCGACCTTGACGGCCCGCCCTCCCTGCACCCTTCCTTGCCCGGGCACTCCGGTGAATTGGGCATGAAGCGCACCGTGCTGGAACAAGCGCTGCTGGTCCTCATCCGTGCAGGGCTCGCCGACGTCGAAGCCGACGAGACAGGACTGGTCTACCGGGAACGCGGGCCCGCTTTCGTCGACATCCTCGAGGCCCCCTACGTGGAGCGGCTGCGCGAGCGCGCCGAATGGGCCGTGCACCACTGGGCCCCCGACACCGACGTACGCCAGGCCACCGCGGAACTCCTGGGCGGCTCCCTGTCCGCATCCACGCCATTCGAGGGCCGCCGTGAGTGA
- a CDS encoding IS3 family transposase (programmed frameshift), with the protein MARPSRYPLGLRRRAVRMVAEVRDDYPNETAALQAVADKLGIGSRETLRNWMKQQEIDAGQRPGTTTEESAQLKALKKENAELKRANEILKAAAKFLRGRARPATHALVAFIDEYRDRFGGVEPICRTLTAHDCKIAPSTYYAHKKRLQTPSARSVRDEALKERIQDVYTSNYRVYGARKIWRELNRQGHAVARCTVERLMRELGIQGAVRGKRVITTIPGGQVQRVPDLVDRDFVAAAPNRCWVADFTHVKTWSATVYVAFVVDTFSRRIVGWSAATVKETVFVLDALEMAIWQRDRDQQYVQPGELIHHSDAGSQYTSFKLAEHLDAAGIAASIGSVGDAYDNALMESTIGLFKTQLIKPQRPWKTLSQVELATAEWVDWYNHRRLHGEIGHVPPVEYEANYYTELTKPQVTTTI; encoded by the exons ATGGCACGACCCTCCCGTTACCCGCTTGGGCTGCGCCGTCGCGCGGTGCGCATGGTCGCCGAAGTGCGCGACGACTACCCGAACGAGACGGCCGCCTTGCAGGCGGTCGCGGACAAGCTCGGTATCGGTTCCCGCGAGACTCTGCGGAACTGGATGAAGCAGCAAGAGATCGACGCGGGGCAGCGTCCGGGGACGACGACGGAGGAGTCCGCCCAGCTCAAGGCGCTGAAGAAGGAGAACGCTGAGCTGAAGCGGGCGAACGAGATTCTGAAGGCCGCGGCGA AGTTTCTTCGCGGCCGAGCTCGACCGGCCACACACGCGCTCGTAGCGTTCATCGACGAGTACCGGGACCGCTTCGGCGGGGTCGAGCCGATCTGCAGGACGCTCACCGCACACGACTGCAAGATCGCCCCTTCCACGTACTACGCCCACAAGAAACGCCTCCAAACGCCCTCCGCCCGTTCCGTGCGCGACGAGGCACTCAAGGAGCGGATCCAGGACGTCTATACGTCCAACTACCGTGTCTACGGGGCCCGGAAGATCTGGCGCGAGCTGAACCGGCAGGGACATGCGGTGGCCCGCTGTACTGTCGAGCGCCTGATGCGCGAGCTCGGTATCCAGGGCGCGGTGCGCGGCAAGCGCGTCATCACCACGATCCCCGGCGGACAGGTCCAGCGGGTCCCCGATCTGGTGGACCGCGACTTCGTCGCTGCCGCTCCGAACCGGTGCTGGGTGGCGGACTTCACCCATGTGAAGACGTGGTCCGCGACCGTCTATGTCGCGTTCGTCGTGGACACCTTCTCCCGCCGGATCGTCGGCTGGTCCGCGGCCACCGTGAAGGAGACCGTCTTCGTCCTGGACGCCCTGGAGATGGCCATCTGGCAACGCGATCGCGACCAACAGTACGTTCAGCCAGGAGAGTTGATCCATCACTCGGATGCCGGGTCGCAATACACATCGTTCAAGCTCGCCGAGCACCTGGACGCCGCCGGCATCGCGGCGAGCATCGGATCCGTCGGTGATGCGTACGACAACGCCCTGATGGAGTCCACGATCGGCCTGTTCAAGACCCAGTTGATCAAGCCCCAGCGGCCATGGAAGACGCTCTCCCAGGTCGAGTTGGCCACCGCCGAGTGGGTCGACTGGTACAACCACCGAAGACTCCACGGTGAGATAGGCCACGTCCCGCCCGTCGAATACGAAGCCAACTACTACACCGAACTCACGAAACCCCAGGTCACAACCACAATCTGA
- a CDS encoding AAA family ATPase, producing the protein MRSALSVGVGWFAPDAEFGLDDEGPDPLVFATERVSALTSALELPCFGYRCERMAPEDGSDGPTADRLGDAVHERIAAPGPDGVLIVHVVSHGALKPTGLYVLGSDSVHTARTSVGGWLSAVEDFPGRPLVLFLLDLCHSGAAARLEWQLRRMLDGSNRAWVMAASAEAEMAVDGRFSKAVAEVLTALAERRLQFDPGSRYISFHWFADEVRKRLGEMTEAQDGLAQRITVSALDGVGPDLPFLPNPGYWTAYAGPAPFPAAPGAFDPVLDEVADPDHFRRHAQGGAGFPVAPAERQGLFTGRAAEVERVALWLAGGTGVSRLMVVTGSPGAGKSALLGVLLCAAQPELREGTRALWEPLGREVTARPTPLPVHARQRTLAEVVRSLVRRTGAHGQEWSRSPEGPETDPRRLIEALSRRMGPPPVVVLDALDEARDPVELVRDLLLPLTTLDRPDGLPLCRMLLGAREEEPCLALISGARTVGDLVDLDAVGHEALEADLRAYVERLLGPERGKHALQFAAATAHALADPEPSPATGPHLIAALYTSYALQNGVAHALEDSETARRLGERVPRDLPGLLDLQFAGDHAHHLLRPVLTTLAFAQGDGLPVGLVAAVARAFDSPRGATEGDGEGTAEIPPQTDAPDAPDGTAEPTDPDPDDVSSPDPDSGTEADPASGPDDQTTEVVRLLDELRAFLRTVPDGRGTVLYRLLHQSIANELRGQAAPGPRTAPGSTAEQAVYAALLGTLRGPGAAEDPRWAGLDDYLRRHLAQHAVDAGCFDALCADPGFLVHADPDRIDPELGHAESESARSAATVYRTSAHVHRRTSDEGRRHILAIDAVRQGARTLADRLARPGPGQGIPMAWPPQWATASRISAAHAFTLPLPEDRVTALAAPATGPSDVVTGTRGGRLRVWDARHGQVRASADPGRGEIRALACTELADRPGVLVVAADGVPEVRALPGLEPLRTAAPLFPGARGVRALVCVDMVGRRMAVTADVDGRLLLWDLLGELPVEELRTRLGRTTALVCMPGEDGPLVAVADDEGTVRFCAPLGEADGPDLRHPCRVTALAAVGDRRCVVTGGKDGHVRLWDAVSHALLATSATAHDGPVYALSHVDDSRDGRQAPGDAEGFGPWVLSGSSDGTIRIWDPARGTEQGRFVGHMGAVTALARPPAEPPVLVSAGLDPALRVWHVPPNRPRTAPAPGHTSWVTALARAELDGRTLLVSAGADGLLHRWDLEQGTPYGTPFATGPADAMAGRPASVHDVAVVGVRERPLVVTAGADGQPRAWDLREGIPYGPAFTPATTPVQALAATFLERRPVLVSAGTDGLLHLWDVETGSRRGLPLAGHVGGVNALACLDVDDQPAVLSCGDDGTLRLWDLATGLPLVPPVQAHQGWATALACTVTDDGVPLAVTGGQDGTVRLWDLSGAQRVRPCGETLPVVGGVNAVACGTGPDGPLVVAADDGAIRVWNPFADGAVASLGVPGAVQSLLVSGDRMVLGCEWEIVVLRRAD; encoded by the coding sequence GTGCGCAGCGCTCTGAGTGTGGGCGTGGGCTGGTTCGCGCCCGATGCGGAGTTCGGACTCGACGATGAGGGGCCCGATCCCCTGGTGTTCGCCACCGAGCGGGTGTCCGCGTTGACCTCGGCGCTGGAACTGCCCTGCTTCGGCTACCGATGCGAACGGATGGCCCCCGAGGACGGGTCGGACGGCCCGACGGCCGACAGGCTCGGCGACGCCGTGCACGAGCGGATCGCCGCGCCCGGACCGGATGGCGTCCTCATCGTCCATGTCGTCAGCCACGGGGCGCTCAAGCCCACCGGGTTGTACGTCCTCGGCTCCGACAGTGTCCACACCGCGCGCACCTCGGTGGGGGGCTGGCTGTCCGCGGTGGAGGACTTCCCCGGCCGGCCCCTGGTGCTGTTCCTGCTCGATCTGTGCCACTCCGGAGCCGCCGCCCGCCTGGAGTGGCAGCTGCGCCGGATGCTCGACGGGTCCAACCGGGCCTGGGTGATGGCCGCTTCGGCCGAGGCCGAGATGGCGGTGGACGGCCGGTTCAGCAAGGCCGTGGCCGAGGTGCTGACCGCGCTGGCGGAGCGGCGGTTGCAATTCGATCCGGGCAGCCGGTACATCAGCTTCCACTGGTTCGCCGACGAGGTGCGCAAGCGGCTGGGAGAGATGACCGAGGCACAGGACGGGCTGGCCCAGCGCATCACCGTCAGCGCGCTAGACGGCGTGGGCCCCGATCTGCCGTTCCTGCCCAACCCCGGCTACTGGACGGCGTACGCGGGGCCGGCGCCGTTCCCGGCCGCGCCCGGGGCGTTTGACCCGGTGCTCGACGAGGTGGCCGACCCCGACCACTTCCGCCGCCACGCCCAGGGCGGCGCGGGCTTCCCGGTCGCCCCGGCCGAACGGCAGGGACTGTTCACCGGCCGTGCGGCAGAGGTCGAGCGGGTGGCGCTGTGGCTCGCTGGCGGCACCGGCGTGAGCCGGCTGATGGTGGTCACCGGCAGTCCTGGCGCGGGCAAGTCCGCGCTCCTGGGCGTGCTGCTGTGCGCCGCGCAACCCGAGCTGCGGGAGGGGACAAGGGCGTTGTGGGAGCCGTTGGGCCGTGAGGTGACCGCACGGCCGACGCCGCTGCCCGTCCACGCGCGCCAGCGCACCCTCGCCGAAGTGGTGCGGTCCCTGGTGCGCCGCACGGGAGCCCACGGGCAGGAGTGGTCCAGGTCACCGGAAGGCCCGGAGACCGACCCGCGCCGCCTGATCGAGGCACTCAGCCGCCGCATGGGCCCGCCGCCCGTCGTCGTGCTCGACGCGCTCGACGAGGCACGGGACCCGGTGGAGCTGGTGCGCGACCTGCTCCTGCCGCTGACCACCCTGGACCGCCCCGACGGGCTGCCGCTGTGCCGGATGCTGCTGGGGGCGCGCGAGGAGGAGCCCTGCCTGGCGCTGATCTCCGGCGCCCGGACCGTCGGCGACCTGGTCGACCTCGACGCCGTGGGACACGAAGCGCTGGAGGCGGACCTGCGGGCGTACGTCGAACGGCTCCTGGGGCCGGAACGGGGCAAGCACGCCTTACAGTTCGCAGCCGCCACCGCGCACGCCCTGGCCGACCCGGAGCCCTCCCCTGCTACCGGCCCGCACCTCATCGCCGCCCTCTACACCTCGTACGCCCTCCAGAACGGCGTGGCCCACGCCCTGGAGGACTCCGAGACAGCACGCCGGCTGGGCGAACGGGTCCCCCGAGACCTGCCGGGCCTGCTGGACCTCCAGTTCGCCGGTGACCACGCCCACCATCTGCTGCGCCCGGTGCTCACGACCCTCGCGTTCGCGCAGGGCGACGGTCTGCCGGTCGGACTCGTGGCCGCCGTCGCCCGTGCCTTCGACTCCCCGCGCGGGGCGACGGAGGGGGACGGCGAGGGGACGGCGGAGATACCGCCCCAGACCGATGCCCCCGATGCCCCCGACGGCACCGCCGAGCCGACGGACCCCGACCCCGACGACGTCAGCTCCCCCGACCCCGATTCCGGCACCGAAGCCGATCCTGCTTCCGGACCCGACGACCAGACCACGGAAGTTGTACGGCTCCTGGACGAACTCCGCGCCTTCCTGCGCACCGTGCCCGACGGTCGGGGCACTGTCCTGTACCGGCTGCTGCACCAGAGCATCGCGAACGAGCTGCGCGGCCAGGCCGCGCCGGGCCCCCGCACGGCGCCGGGATCGACGGCCGAGCAGGCGGTGTACGCGGCCCTCCTGGGCACCCTGCGTGGACCTGGTGCCGCAGAGGACCCGCGCTGGGCCGGGCTCGATGACTACCTGCGCCGTCACCTCGCCCAGCACGCCGTCGACGCGGGCTGCTTCGACGCCCTGTGCGCCGACCCCGGCTTCCTGGTCCACGCCGACCCCGACCGGATCGACCCCGAACTGGGCCATGCCGAGTCGGAGTCGGCCCGCAGCGCCGCCACCGTCTACCGCACCAGCGCGCACGTCCACCGCAGGACCTCCGACGAGGGCCGCCGGCACATTCTGGCCATCGACGCCGTACGGCAGGGCGCCCGCACGCTCGCCGACCGGCTGGCCCGTCCGGGCCCGGGCCAGGGCATCCCGATGGCGTGGCCGCCGCAGTGGGCGACCGCCAGCAGGATCAGCGCGGCCCACGCCTTTACCCTTCCCCTGCCCGAGGACCGGGTCACAGCGCTCGCCGCGCCCGCGACCGGCCCGTCCGACGTGGTGACCGGAACGCGGGGCGGGCGCCTGCGAGTGTGGGACGCCCGTCACGGCCAAGTGCGCGCCTCGGCCGATCCCGGCCGGGGCGAAATTCGGGCGCTTGCTTGCACGGAACTCGCCGACCGGCCCGGTGTGCTGGTGGTAGCGGCCGACGGGGTCCCGGAAGTGCGGGCTCTGCCCGGCCTGGAGCCGCTGCGGACGGCGGCCCCGCTGTTCCCCGGTGCGCGCGGTGTGCGCGCCCTCGTTTGCGTGGACATGGTGGGGCGGCGGATGGCCGTGACGGCGGACGTGGATGGGCGCCTGCTGCTGTGGGACCTACTGGGCGAACTGCCCGTCGAGGAACTGCGCACCCGCCTGGGCCGCACCACCGCCCTGGTGTGCATGCCGGGCGAGGACGGGCCGCTCGTGGCAGTGGCCGACGACGAGGGAACAGTCCGCTTCTGCGCGCCGCTGGGCGAGGCGGACGGTCCGGACCTGCGCCACCCGTGCCGGGTGACCGCCCTCGCCGCCGTCGGGGACCGCCGGTGCGTGGTGACCGGTGGCAAGGACGGTCACGTCCGCCTCTGGGACGCCGTCTCCCATGCGCTGCTGGCGACTTCGGCCACCGCACACGACGGCCCGGTCTACGCCCTCTCCCACGTGGACGACTCCAGGGACGGGCGACAGGCACCCGGCGACGCCGAGGGCTTCGGACCGTGGGTGCTGAGCGGAAGCAGTGACGGCACGATCCGGATCTGGGATCCCGCGCGGGGCACCGAACAGGGCCGTTTCGTCGGGCACATGGGAGCGGTGACCGCCCTCGCCCGCCCCCCGGCCGAGCCACCCGTCCTGGTCTCGGCAGGTCTGGACCCGGCGCTTCGGGTGTGGCACGTACCGCCCAACCGGCCGCGCACCGCCCCCGCGCCCGGCCACACCTCCTGGGTCACCGCCCTCGCCCGCGCCGAACTCGACGGGCGCACCCTGCTCGTCTCGGCCGGTGCCGACGGCCTGCTGCACCGCTGGGACCTGGAGCAGGGCACGCCGTACGGCACGCCCTTCGCGACCGGCCCCGCCGATGCGATGGCCGGACGGCCCGCCTCCGTGCACGACGTGGCCGTCGTCGGCGTGCGGGAGCGCCCACTGGTGGTCACGGCGGGCGCCGACGGCCAGCCGCGCGCCTGGGATCTGCGCGAGGGCATCCCGTACGGGCCCGCGTTCACCCCCGCGACCACACCGGTGCAGGCGCTGGCGGCCACGTTCCTCGAGCGACGACCGGTACTGGTGTCCGCGGGCACCGACGGCCTGCTGCACCTGTGGGACGTGGAGACCGGCTCCCGCCGGGGCTTGCCGCTGGCCGGGCACGTCGGCGGTGTCAACGCGCTGGCCTGCCTGGACGTGGACGACCAGCCAGCCGTGCTGTCCTGCGGCGACGACGGGACCCTGCGCCTGTGGGACCTGGCGACGGGGCTGCCGCTCGTTCCGCCCGTGCAGGCCCATCAGGGCTGGGCCACCGCACTGGCCTGCACCGTGACGGACGACGGCGTTCCGCTCGCCGTCACCGGGGGCCAGGACGGCACCGTACGGCTGTGGGACCTGTCGGGCGCTCAGCGGGTACGGCCGTGCGGGGAAACCCTGCCCGTCGTCGGCGGGGTGAACGCGGTCGCTTGCGGCACGGGGCCGGATGGTCCGCTGGTGGTCGCCGCGGACGACGGCGCCATCCGCGTCTGGAACCCGTTCGCGGACGGCGCCGTCGCCAGCCTGGGCGTGCCCGGCGCGGTGCAGTCGCTGCTGGTGTCCGGCGACCGGATGGTCCTGGGATGCGAATGGGAGATCGTCGTCCTGCGCCGCGCCGACTGA
- a CDS encoding SAV_2336 N-terminal domain-related protein: MIRELAELLRLFGEAPEAEQLADALWLADRLGPPASPAGPARGSPAAVAGPDGGPQATEQPPWEAPAHAAPVAAPEEHWSGAGPGSRRVLYPPQTGPARGGAGSEQIRLRVPAALPRRASLARALRPLTRRVPSRDVTVLDEEATVEGIVDTAQWSPVLRPAPSRWLDLVLVVDDSVSMTVWRDTVREFLSVLGSVGAFRSVQHWLLPTEEIPSHGIVLRPPTVGPGERRGDRSPLEIVDPTGRRIVLVASDCVSPSWADGTLGRLLRTWGQSGPVALVQLLPRRMWEQSALSVHDVRLGTEAPGVPNARLAVTPLDSHRPAERAIVVPVLELDPRWLGPWAALVSGEITVWDTVATLVPESPVAVEAPGPALAADSVAATPEKLVRDFGKRASPAALRLASHLAGVPLSLPVMRLVQQAVCGDTRPSVLTEVLFTGLVTRASEDAADAADTAGHEVLSVPFDFRPGVREVLLGMARRTQVLQTLSLVTEWLFDRLQRSGTPTTDFTALLSGEATAVGAARSVQPFATVTAQALRHLSGQYETLARQLEEPAPAEARGTPSAVTGPVAGTKTPAVSGAVPPVGALLERDELLAEVHAGAFGGRGAGLVLTAREGGGATATAARYVALYGQAYDHVAWVTAGRPTTGPELPALLRTTGGQDAATWLLVVDGARPEDLPAPLPDGPGTVLVTSVESDWPNGFVPRPVPSFKRATSIRFLLDRVPGLAAPVALRIAARLDDVPLALTMAAGLLPRLVPDALLTALGADAAPGARPAAPLDDPVAEVCALAQDQAVRDCPAAAPLLDLCAVLARGPVPTGFFSRALPRTYGAALAALTDTALVTAADDGAAVFLASVVGRVRRERMDPVDVRAAERLARAAFTSWHAAVASALAGDGDGLLGLTRHLEPMGALGDDDPAVREAVRDQVRLLADCGDVPGALAWGALALERLRARVGADGPGTAELALLLARMAAEAAKDEGPHRS, encoded by the coding sequence GTGATCAGGGAACTGGCCGAGCTGCTGCGGCTTTTCGGAGAAGCGCCCGAGGCCGAGCAGCTGGCGGACGCGTTGTGGTTGGCGGACCGCCTGGGGCCGCCGGCCTCCCCGGCCGGCCCGGCCCGTGGCAGCCCGGCCGCCGTCGCCGGGCCGGACGGCGGGCCGCAGGCCACGGAGCAGCCGCCGTGGGAGGCTCCGGCGCACGCGGCCCCCGTCGCGGCGCCTGAGGAGCATTGGTCCGGCGCCGGACCGGGCTCCCGGAGGGTGCTGTACCCGCCGCAGACGGGGCCCGCACGGGGAGGCGCCGGGAGCGAACAGATACGGCTGCGGGTGCCGGCCGCCCTGCCGCGGCGCGCGTCGCTCGCCCGCGCGCTGCGCCCGCTGACCCGCCGGGTCCCGTCGCGGGACGTGACCGTGCTGGACGAGGAGGCCACGGTGGAGGGCATCGTCGACACCGCCCAGTGGTCCCCCGTGCTGCGCCCGGCGCCCAGCCGCTGGCTGGACCTGGTGCTGGTCGTGGACGACTCGGTGTCCATGACGGTCTGGCGCGACACGGTCCGGGAATTCCTGTCCGTGCTGGGCAGCGTCGGGGCGTTCCGTTCCGTGCAGCACTGGCTGCTGCCGACCGAGGAGATCCCCTCTCACGGCATCGTGCTGCGCCCGCCCACCGTCGGCCCGGGCGAGCGCCGTGGGGACCGAAGCCCCCTGGAGATCGTCGACCCCACCGGGAGGCGCATCGTGCTGGTGGCCTCCGACTGCGTCAGCCCGTCCTGGGCGGACGGCACGCTGGGCCGGCTGCTGCGCACCTGGGGGCAGTCCGGCCCGGTCGCGCTGGTGCAGTTGCTGCCACGCCGCATGTGGGAGCAGAGCGCGCTGAGCGTCCACGACGTACGGCTCGGCACGGAGGCGCCCGGCGTGCCCAACGCCCGCCTCGCCGTTACGCCGTTGGACAGCCACCGGCCCGCGGAGCGCGCCATAGTCGTACCCGTGCTGGAACTCGACCCGCGCTGGCTCGGGCCGTGGGCCGCCCTGGTCAGCGGCGAGATCACCGTGTGGGACACCGTGGCCACACTGGTCCCGGAATCCCCCGTCGCCGTCGAGGCGCCCGGTCCGGCACTGGCGGCCGATTCCGTGGCGGCTACCCCTGAGAAACTCGTCCGCGACTTCGGCAAGCGTGCCAGCCCGGCGGCACTACGGCTCGCGTCGCATCTGGCGGGGGTGCCGCTGAGTCTGCCGGTAATGCGCTTGGTGCAGCAAGCGGTGTGCGGGGACACCCGCCCGTCCGTGCTCACCGAGGTCCTCTTCACGGGCCTGGTCACCCGCGCCAGCGAGGATGCCGCCGACGCCGCGGACACCGCCGGGCACGAGGTGCTGTCCGTGCCGTTCGACTTCCGTCCCGGCGTCCGCGAGGTCCTGCTGGGCATGGCGCGGCGCACCCAGGTTCTGCAGACGCTGTCCCTCGTCACGGAGTGGCTGTTCGATCGCCTCCAGCGCTCGGGCACCCCCACCACCGACTTCACGGCCCTGCTGAGCGGGGAGGCGACCGCGGTCGGCGCCGCCCGCTCGGTGCAACCCTTCGCCACCGTCACCGCGCAGGCCCTGCGCCACCTGAGCGGACAGTACGAGACGCTGGCCCGGCAGCTGGAGGAGCCGGCCCCGGCCGAGGCGCGCGGCACGCCGTCGGCCGTCACCGGGCCAGTGGCGGGAACTAAGACGCCCGCCGTCTCCGGGGCCGTGCCCCCGGTCGGCGCGCTCCTGGAGCGGGACGAACTGCTGGCCGAGGTGCACGCGGGCGCTTTCGGCGGGCGCGGAGCGGGCCTGGTGCTGACGGCCCGTGAGGGTGGCGGCGCCACCGCGACGGCCGCGCGGTACGTGGCGCTGTACGGCCAGGCCTACGACCACGTGGCGTGGGTGACGGCCGGACGGCCCACAACCGGACCCGAACTGCCCGCACTGTTGCGGACCACCGGCGGGCAGGACGCTGCAACGTGGCTGCTGGTGGTCGACGGCGCCCGGCCGGAGGACCTCCCCGCGCCGCTGCCCGACGGGCCCGGCACCGTCCTGGTCACCTCCGTCGAGAGCGACTGGCCGAACGGGTTCGTGCCGCGTCCCGTCCCCTCGTTCAAGCGGGCCACCAGCATCCGCTTCCTGCTCGACCGGGTGCCGGGGCTGGCCGCTCCCGTGGCGCTGCGCATCGCGGCCAGACTCGACGACGTGCCCCTGGCCTTGACGATGGCGGCCGGGCTGCTGCCTCGGCTGGTCCCGGACGCCCTGCTCACCGCGCTCGGCGCGGACGCGGCCCCCGGAGCCCGGCCCGCCGCCCCTCTCGACGACCCGGTGGCCGAGGTGTGCGCGCTCGCCCAGGACCAGGCCGTACGGGATTGCCCGGCAGCCGCGCCACTTCTGGACCTGTGTGCGGTGCTCGCCAGGGGCCCAGTGCCAACCGGGTTCTTCTCGCGGGCCCTGCCGCGGACGTACGGCGCGGCGCTGGCCGCCCTCACGGACACGGCGCTGGTCACGGCCGCCGACGACGGGGCGGCCGTGTTTCTGGCGTCTGTGGTGGGGCGGGTACGCAGGGAGCGCATGGATCCGGTGGACGTGCGTGCCGCGGAACGTCTGGCCCGGGCCGCGTTCACCTCCTGGCACGCCGCCGTCGCCTCGGCGCTGGCCGGGGACGGCGACGGCCTCCTGGGGCTGACCCGGCATCTGGAGCCCATGGGCGCCCTCGGCGACGACGACCCAGCCGTGCGTGAGGCCGTGCGCGACCAGGTACGTCTCCTCGCCGACTGCGGCGATGTTCCGGGTGCCCTCGCCTGGGGCGCGCTGGCCTTGGAGCGGCTCAGGGCGCGGGTCGGCGCGGACGGGCCCGGCACCGCGGAGCTCGCCCTGCTCCTGGCCCGGATGGCAGCCGAGGCTGCGAAGGACGAGGGACCGCACCGGTCATGA
- a CDS encoding MoxR family ATPase yields the protein MQDWRIYRGHGEPHEGIRRLPAPPPWRDMTRGGEADHAADRSVLRAHAYQSDPQTVDAVNAALLLRRPLLVTGRPGTGKSSLAYHVALELGLGRMLTWPVTSRTTLKDGLYTYDAVGRLREAGRVAAARPRPENEPPPIVEERSDIGTYLRLGPLGTALLPSPCPRVLLIDELDKSDMDLPNDLLHVFEEGEFEIPELVRLTKERTVEVHTHDPGSVAAVTEGRVQCTNFPFVVLTSNGEREFPPAFLRRCIRLELPEPDVEKLTRIVEAHLGWDATDRARHLIDTFLRNREEGLLSTDQLLNAIYLSLGGGTTEGREELVRMLLRPLGPGT from the coding sequence GTGCAGGACTGGCGTATCTACCGGGGCCACGGCGAGCCCCACGAAGGAATCAGGCGGCTGCCCGCGCCGCCGCCGTGGCGCGACATGACCCGGGGCGGGGAGGCAGACCACGCCGCGGACCGCTCCGTCCTGCGGGCCCACGCGTACCAGTCGGATCCGCAGACGGTCGACGCCGTCAACGCGGCGCTCCTGCTGCGCCGTCCGCTGCTGGTGACGGGCCGGCCAGGCACCGGCAAGTCCAGCCTCGCCTATCACGTCGCCCTTGAGCTCGGGCTCGGCCGGATGCTCACCTGGCCGGTCACAAGCCGCACGACGCTCAAGGATGGCCTGTACACATACGACGCCGTCGGACGGCTGCGCGAAGCCGGTCGGGTCGCCGCCGCGCGCCCTCGGCCGGAGAATGAGCCGCCCCCGATCGTCGAGGAGCGCTCGGACATCGGGACGTATCTGCGGCTGGGACCGCTCGGCACGGCGTTGCTGCCCTCCCCCTGTCCGCGGGTTCTGCTCATCGACGAACTCGACAAGAGCGACATGGACCTTCCCAACGACCTTCTCCACGTCTTCGAGGAAGGGGAGTTCGAGATCCCCGAACTCGTGCGACTGACGAAGGAGCGCACCGTGGAAGTCCACACTCACGATCCCGGCAGTGTCGCGGCCGTCACCGAAGGCCGCGTGCAGTGCACCAACTTTCCGTTCGTGGTGCTCACCAGCAACGGCGAGCGTGAGTTCCCCCCAGCGTTCCTGCGCCGCTGCATCCGGCTCGAACTGCCCGAACCGGACGTGGAGAAGCTCACCCGTATCGTCGAGGCACATCTGGGGTGGGACGCCACCGACCGCGCCCGGCACCTCATCGACACCTTCCTGCGCAACCGCGAAGAGGGACTGCTCTCCACCGACCAGCTTCTCAACGCCATCTACCTGTCCCTCGGAGGCGGCACCACCGAAGGGCGCGAGGAGCTGGTGCGGATGCTGCTCAGGCCTCTCGGGCCGGGCACGTGA
- a CDS encoding VOC family protein: MADSPLQINALIVDATGSERLAAFWSELLGRTVVGRTGPYVWLRRENGLGLGFQQTARSKRGKNRMRLPLGPTSREGTGR; encoded by the coding sequence ATGGCGGACTCACCTCTGCAGATCAATGCCCTCATCGTCGATGCCACCGGCTCCGAGCGGCTTGCCGCGTTCTGGTCCGAGCTACTCGGCAGGACGGTCGTGGGCCGCACGGGACCGTACGTATGGCTGCGGCGCGAGAACGGCCTGGGTCTGGGTTTCCAGCAGACCGCCCGATCCAAGCGGGGCAAGAACCGCATGCGACTGCCCCTGGGGCCTACCTCTCGAGAAGGCACGGGTAGGTGA